The sequence ACAGAACATCATTTATGCAAATTTAATCGCTGTTGGCAGAAACATAGGAAAAAAGAGAGGATAAAGAGACCGCACAACTTACAAGGATAATCTTGGTCTCATCCAACTCCCTCTGGATTTTCAACAGCTTATCAGCCTCTGCTGGATCCTGAAGATTACAAATAAAGTGCAACACCAGAAACACTTTAGACCAAACCACTCAACAAAACCAACTTGATCATAAAATAATGGGGCCAATAAAACTAGTTCATGAGGAATCATCATTAAAGGTGGATCCTTTATGTCCACCCAAATTAGCATATACCTAAAAAGTTTTGTTCAACAAGCTTCAAAGGGGAGAAATGAGAAAAACAGAGTTGCACAAGTGAAGAGAAACCTGAAATTTGGTAAGAGCATCGGCCAAGTAAGGCCAGGGCTGAGCGGAGTCTTCTTTAGCAGACCTCCATGTCTCCCCAAAACTCTTCTGATACTCATCTATGACCTGAGAAAACAAATTGATTGTCAAATCATTTCCTATTCACGACAACCTAGACATGGAATTACACAAGGAGTGATTTTTTGAAGACCTGATTGAGAAGAGAAAAGGCACTACGAACAGGGTAATGATCGTCCATGAATCCAACAGCGCAAAGGCCATTTCTATTGTAAGCGTGAACCTTGTACTCTGCACATCAAATTCAAAGGATACAATCCCTAATTACCACCAAAATCGACGAGAACAACCAAACCTTTAATCACATAAAGATTCTGATTCCTGAATCAGAAGAGGTGAGGAATCAATTGCAAAAcctaatcataaaattttcgAAATCTAAAGGGTATAAAATTAGATCCGAGGGAAAGGAGGAGATCTAAAGGTAGGGAAGAACCTTCGTGCTGGACGGATTGGCGCTGGGAAGGAGGGGTGCGGCTGGCGACAGTGCGACCGACGAAGACGACGAACTCCTTGACGCTAGATCGCTGGAAATAGCCGAAGTGAGAGACGTCGGAGGCGTTGGCGAGGATGACGGGATCCGTGGTTTCGGGAGCGGCCTTGAGGACGAGCAAGGCGGTGATCTTCATAGCTGCCTGCGGTGGATCGGAGGTTGCGTGACAACGAAGCGATTAAACGGAAGGGGGAGGACAGGCGTCGGCACCTgggaaaatgaaaactttttgTCCGGTGGTGAAAAAGAGCTTTAGTTGTCGATGACATTCATTATATACCCACCCTCGCTATCTATTTCTTATTTCATAAGAATTatattctataaattataataacatTCCTccatttataaaacaaaaagaaaatcattCTTCAATTATAGAAAAAACACATTAGAGCAGAAATCCCATTTctaattttttcttctattttataaatttcgGATTGAAGATGACATAAATTCCAAAGGGGTACTATTCGTTTTTAATAGActtaaaaattcatatataatttataattttaactaaaatttatattaattttcagATACAACATACAGACTTTAGTCACTATTTATAGAACCTGATTactttaaatatacatatatatatatatatatataatattttacaatttgGAACAAGTTAACTTAAATCTATTAGTAAATTCATACCATTGAACAATACATCATTTGAACTAaacttaaaaatcataaaactatttacacatgatttcaatataaatttataaaatgaaaaacacCAAATGTAATTTGGATTTACAAATCTATTACACATACCAAAAATCTCCGCTAAAacattcaaaaatttatgaaacaaTAATTATgtaagaaattaaaaatataggaaaaaacaagaaaagcgGTTAAGAAAGGAATGGCGGGGAAAACGAGATAAAAATAGTAAGTAAATGGCCATAAAATGGGATTAGAGAGTTAACTTTTTTCTTTAACACGTTAATTAACCTCTTTGTGTTTGACgacctcttcttcttcgtttcttTTCCCTTGTGAAGAAACACAAGGAGGAAAACAAggggaagaagaaagagattgattaatgttcttcttcctttttcgcTGTGAGATCTCTTTCACCTTTTCTGAAAATGTATGCTTTATTGTTTATGTATTTGACTCTGCTTTACGTACATGCATGCAGGATCAATCAAACAACACGCAAAGATGCTCAGatttttcatctttttcttccttttcatTCATTCTTGTGTTGCGGCTCCCAAGATTCCTGCTGCTGTTCCTGCCACGAAATGGCTCACCCTTAATGGTATGTTATCCTTTTATTGTTTCTTGGTGGCGAAATCTATTAAACTGCTAATATTACATAacatgttgttttgttttttgaaaaatatacctCTTTTTTTTCTGTCTTTTAGGACAAGAGCCTGCGGTTGTGGCGAGAGGCGGCTTCTCCGGTCTTTTCCCTGAGTCAAGCGCATCTGCAAATGACTTGGCTATTAGCACCAGCTCTCCTGGCCTCACAATGTTGTGCAACCTTCAGATGACAAAGGACGGTGTTGGCCTTTGTTTGTCTGATATCAGGCTTGACAATGCAACCACCATCTCCACCCTCTTCCCCAAAGCCCAGAAGACCTACAAGGTCTATGGTCAGGACCTTAAAGGCTGGTTTGTCCTTGACTACTCTGCCGACAC comes from Brassica rapa cultivar Chiifu-401-42 chromosome A02, CAAS_Brap_v3.01, whole genome shotgun sequence and encodes:
- the LOC103851663 gene encoding VAMP-like protein YKT61 yields the protein MKITALLVLKAAPETTDPVILANASDVSHFGYFQRSSVKEFVVFVGRTVASRTPPSQRQSVQHEEYKVHAYNRNGLCAVGFMDDHYPVRSAFSLLNQVIDEYQKSFGETWRSAKEDSAQPWPYLADALTKFQDPAEADKLLKIQRELDETKIILHKTIDSVLARGEKLDSLVEKSSDLSMASQMFYKQAKKTNSCCTIL